In a genomic window of Phycodurus eques isolate BA_2022a chromosome 2, UOR_Pequ_1.1, whole genome shotgun sequence:
- the LOC133395517 gene encoding aggrecan core protein-like isoform X6, whose product MIRWPIHLCVCLNVISASFDYMYDDNSFVDPVHVLNVSIPLQDPQRPLLGGTLVLPCYFEDHTLPDPGARNIAPLSHRIKWSLITKDKVSTILVALEGEVRISEGYLDRVHLVGYPLTPTDASIKISELRSSESGVYRCEVQHGIENNHVDVHVKVQGIVFHYRPIIGRYMMTFEKAKDACTLNSAVMASPAQLQAAFDDGYHQCDAGWLSDQTVRYPIHDPRVNCYGDKENAPGVRTYGVKQLNETYDVYCFAEKMTGRVFHTTSTEKFTFSEAVLACSTKGAKLATTGQLYLAWQGGMDVCNAGWLGDRSVRYPINIRRPQCGGGHLGVQIVYLHINQTGYPLLETHYDAFCYTEFPDDEGSGIIVEGSSVLSVTPVTESQEIFFGKETTESEVAGEVETQQLTIVDFTYTLRPTELPLPQPPNVTDVPAEIIEQVTLQSSLDREPGKVVVIPPTGVVFHYRSRSGHYAFTFTDAQLACQSVGASIATPEQLQAAYETGYHQCDAGWLMDQTVRYPIVAPWQKCAGDLGDQPGVRSYGLRPADEQYDAYCYIDGLKGQVFHLGSDDGFTYDEAATRCLERNATLASTGELHAAWKQGFDKCRAGWLSDQSVRYPISNPRAECGAGKSGVHTFYNPPNHSGPDIHDRFDAYCFRADILLIANETGLNITDILLNIASITELVRFVVTPIVTPIPVESSGSDSGSTNFGLGSSPDVSGDLSGSGELVISGDMSGSGVQMTSVVLSVSGERGISGDLSGSGHTLISGDVSAFGSMAGSGNHGTSGDLSGFGTLSGSGDKLISKELSLSGDMPGLKDQFMSGDLSGSGDTVGSINANLPYGTSSVTSADSSESGISGEQLITAVLLSNSDTILSGEDSISEGFQNAEEAGTEILININSSEIGSDTLSDSRDLSGSGADPSFSSADSVFSMEFSVESGQFSDKSREANGDHMSGISAFELLSGSGMSGEGGSVTFSNQDVMIGVSRNLTVSEEIRQGTVEFSGEEINSRDSGFHTENSDVKMSLPSETQSIEISQVTPSASTERALIQTATRTEVPKSLSRALASKLAPARLSALPNAVPPLNGSNEDAEHIQGDPDLCKPHPCGAALCTIEKGFAVCHALDVCHSNPCANGATCVENADSYKCLCLPSYGGERCEIGELLPALQCSRDVAGCRATLQGPECTSGQHHNTRGATLCQFKCARLSVDWTK is encoded by the exons ATGATCAGGTGGCCTATTCATCTTTGTGTTTGTCTAAATGTCATCTCAGCCTCTTTTGATTACATGTATGATGACAACTCTTTCGTTG ACCCAGTACATGTGCTCAATGTGAGCATACCTCTACAAGACCCACAGCGGCCACTACTTGGGGGCACATTAGTACTTCCATGCTACTTTGAG GACCACACTCTTCCAGACCCAGGAGCACGCAACATCGCTCCTCTTTCTCATCGGATCAAATGGAGCCTCATTACCAAAGACAAGGTCTCAACTATTTTAGTTGCCTTGGAGGGAGAAGTACGCATCAGCGAAGGTTACCTGGACAGGGTTCATCTGGTGGGCTACCCTTTGACCCCGACAGATGCAAGTATCAAGATATCTGAGCTCAGGTCCAGTGAATCTGGAGTCTACCGATGCGAGGTTCAACATGGTATTGAGAACAATCATGTGGATGTACATGTGAAGGTTCAAG GTATTGTTTTCCACTACCGGCCTATTATTGGTCGCTATATGATGACCTTTGAAAAGGCGAAAGATGCGTGCACTCTGAATAGTGCAGTCATGGCTTCACCTGCACAACTCCAAGCAGCTTTTGATGATGGATACCACCAGTGTGATGCTGGCTGGCTTTCTGATCAGACAGTGAG GTACCCAATTCATGATCCTCGTGTCAACTGTTATGGCGACAAAGAAAATGCACCCGGGGTACGCACATATGGAGTGAAACAGCTCAATGAGACTTATGACGTGTACTGCTTTGCTGAGAAAATGACAG GCAGAGTTTTCCACACTACATCAACAGAAAAGTTCACTTTCTCTGAGGCTGTACTGGCTTGTTCCACAAAGGGAGCCAAACTGGCCACTACAGGTCAGCTGTACTTGGCCTGGCAAGGTGGGATGGATGTCTGCAATGCTGGGTGGCTTGGTGACAGAAGCGTACGCTACCCCATTAACATCCGGCGGCCGCAGTGTGGAGGGGGACATCTGGGGGTGCAAATTGTTTACCTCCACATAAATCAAACAGGATATCCTCTTCTTGAGACTCACTATGATGCCTTCTGCTACACAG AATTCCCTGATGATGAAGGTTCTGGCATAATAGTGGAAGGAAGCAGTGTATTGAGTGTTACCCCAGTGACGGAGAGCCAAGAGATTTTCTTTGGGAAGGAAACAACCGAGAGTGAGGTAGCTGGTGAGGTGGAGACCCAGCAACTGACCATCGTCGACTTCACCTATACACTGAGACCCACTGAATTACCGCTGCCTCAGCCTCCTAACGTCACAGACGTGCCCGCAGAAATAATAGAGCAGGTCACTTTGCAGTCCAGCCTAGACAGGGAGCCGGGCAAAGTGGTCGTGATACCTCCAACTG GTGTGGTCTTTCATTACCGCTCACGGTCCGGCCACTATGCCTTCACCTTTACTGATGCTCAGTTGGCCTGTCAGAGTGTTGGTGCATCCATTGCTACCCCTGAGCAGCTTCAGGCGGCATATGAAACTGGCTATCACCAGTGTGATGCAGGATGGCTGATGGACCAGACAGTCAG GTACCCCATTGTTGCACCTTGGCAAAAGTGTGCTGGAGATTTAGGAGATCAACCTGGTGTTCGGTCCTATGGTCTCAGGCCAGCAGATGAACAGTATGATGCTTACTGCTACATCGATGGACTTAAAG GTCAGGTTTTCCATCTGGGTTCTGATGATGGTTTCACTTATGATGAGGCGGCTACTCGCTGTCTAGAGCGGAATGCCACCCTGGCCTCCACAGGAGAGCTTCACGCAGCCTGGAAACAGGGTTTTGACAAGTGCCGTGCTGGCTGGCTCAGTGATCAAAGTGTCCGTTATCCCATCAGTAACCCTCGTGCTGAGTGTGGAGCAGGAAAGTCAGGAGTACACACTTTTTACAACCCTCCCAACCATAGTGGCCCTGACATTCATGACAGATTTGATGCATATTGTTTCAGAG CTGACATTTTATTAATTGCAAATGAAACTGGACTGAACATCACAGATATCCTTCTCAACATTGCATCCATCACAGAATTAGTGAGATTTG TGGTTACACCAATTGTCACGCCCATCCCTGTGGAATCTTCAGGCTCTGATTCAGGTTCAACAAATTTTGGATTAGGGTCTTCTCCTGACGTCTCAGGAGACCTGTCTGGGTCTGGTGAACTGGTTATCTCTGGAGACATGTCTGGATCTGGAGTCCAGATGACCTCTGTAGTTCTGTCTGTATCAGGAGAGAGGGGCATTTCCGGAGACCTGTCTGGCTCTGGGCACACACTTATATCTGGGGATGTGTCAGCCTTTGGAAGCATGGCTGGTTCTGGAAACCACGGTACCTCTGGAGACCTGTCTGGCTTTGGGACCTTGTCTGGTTCTGGAGACAAGCTTATCTCCAAAGAATTGTCTCTTTCTGGGGATATGCCTGGCTTGAAAGATCAGTTTATGTCTGGAGACCTGTCCGGGTCTGGAGACACAGTGGGCAGTATTAATGCTAACCTGCCCTATGGCACATCAAGTGTTACCAGTGCTGATTCTTCTGAGTCAGGGATCAGTGGAGAACAATTAATCACTGCTGTTTTGCTTTCTAACAGTGACACCATTCTATCAGGAGAAGATAGCATTTCAGAGGGTTTCCAAAATGCAGAAGAGGCGGGCACAGAAATTCTTATAAATATTAATTCTTCAGAAATAGGTTCAGATACACTGAGTGATAGTAGAGACCTTTCTGGATCTGGGGCTGACCCTAGTTTCAGCTCTGCAGATAGTGTTTTTTCCATGGAATTTTCAGTGGAAAGTGGTCAGTTCTCTGACAAGTCCAGAGAGGCCAATGGTGATCATATGTCAGGAATTAGCGCCTTTGAGCTCCTATCTGGGTCTGGAATGTCTGGAGAAGGTGGCAGTGTAACATTCTCGAATCAGGATGTAATGATAGGAGTTTCTAGAAACCTTACGGTGTCTGAGGAGATTCGACAAGGGACAGTGGAGTTCAGTGGGGAAGAAATCAACAGCAGAGACAGTGGCTTCCACACTGAGAATAGCGATGTAAAAATGTCACTTCCTTCAGAAACTCAGTCTATAGAGATATCACAGGTTACGCCATCGGCATCCACTGAGAGAGCATTAATACAGACTGCCACACGGACTGAAGTTCCAAAGAGCCTATCTCGAGCTCTTGCCTCTAAGCTTGCCCCAGCTCGACTGTCTGCTCTTCCCAATGCTGTTCCACCTCTTAATGGAAGTAATGAGGATGCTGAACACATTCAGG GTGACCCTGATCTATGTAAACCACATCCCTGCGGTGCTGCCTTGTGCACTATCGAAAAGGGGTTTGCTGTCTGCCATG